A single Saccharolobus shibatae B12 DNA region contains:
- the nuoN gene encoding NADH-quinone oxidoreductase subunit NuoN codes for MNLDYYLPILIPSILILFSSISVLFIDNGVNESRFRLSLILSAVLVGVSLVFLIYSWVAGIVNYTLFSKSLFIDVPGYFFSITIFSVGLLAILLSKDHIISWSTRSSMLSLMLLSLLGLFYMSFANNIIIILTTWAISSAASYAIAMLRKDYKSVDAGIKYLIMGLLSSSIMIIGFASYLVSTGSLLFTTSVLYPNLFLFSISFISIAFLFKMGAFPFQAWLPDVYTDADRISVAFISSVGKLVGIIPLFRVVYLSDPNIVEVVIFIVISIGSMLVGNITAFSRRDIAAVLSFSSITQVGYILIGFAMFTISPAIAIVGILVQSLAYGIAQVGLFGIVSHVEKISGTSDISGLRGISSQDKPLAFAIVILILSLLGIPPLFGFWGKLFLFESSFTYPWLTIIAVLNSAISAGYYVPIVREVFREGEFEVTKSSERDIAVVSAILSIILGIVIPIVFQILVSQIG; via the coding sequence ATGAACTTGGATTATTATTTACCAATTTTAATACCATCAATTTTAATTTTATTTTCTTCAATCTCAGTATTATTTATAGATAATGGTGTTAATGAAAGTAGGTTTAGATTATCGCTGATACTTTCCGCAGTACTTGTAGGGGTTAGCCTAGTGTTTTTAATTTACTCTTGGGTGGCTGGTATCGTGAACTATACATTATTTTCTAAGTCTTTATTTATAGATGTACCTGGCTATTTCTTTTCAATAACCATTTTTAGCGTAGGTTTACTTGCGATTTTATTGAGCAAAGATCATATAATATCCTGGTCTACACGCTCCTCTATGTTATCGTTAATGTTGTTATCCTTACTAGGTTTATTCTATATGTCCTTTGCTAACAATATTATTATTATTCTCACTACTTGGGCAATATCATCTGCTGCAAGTTATGCAATAGCTATGCTTAGAAAGGACTACAAGTCAGTTGATGCTGGTATTAAATATCTTATTATGGGACTGTTGTCAAGCTCGATCATGATAATCGGCTTTGCCTCGTATTTAGTTTCAACCGGTTCGCTACTATTTACCACGTCTGTACTTTATCCAAATCTATTCCTTTTCTCTATATCTTTCATTTCAATAGCATTTCTATTTAAGATGGGAGCTTTTCCATTTCAAGCTTGGTTACCAGATGTTTACACAGATGCTGATAGAATATCAGTAGCGTTCATTTCAAGCGTTGGTAAGCTTGTAGGTATAATTCCTTTATTTAGAGTAGTATATCTCTCAGATCCTAACATAGTAGAGGTAGTTATATTCATAGTTATTTCAATAGGTAGTATGTTAGTTGGAAATATAACAGCTTTTTCAAGAAGAGATATTGCAGCAGTACTTTCATTTAGTTCAATAACTCAGGTTGGGTATATCTTAATAGGTTTTGCGATGTTCACGATATCTCCAGCTATAGCTATTGTCGGTATTCTAGTGCAGTCTCTTGCATATGGAATAGCACAAGTAGGTCTATTCGGTATAGTGAGTCACGTAGAGAAAATATCTGGGACTTCTGATATTTCTGGGCTTAGAGGTATATCATCTCAAGATAAGCCATTAGCTTTTGCCATAGTGATTCTTATACTAAGTTTACTTGGGATACCACCGCTTTTTGGATTTTGGGGTAAGTTATTCTTATTCGAAAGTTCATTTACATATCCTTGGCTTACCATAATTGCTGTCCTCAATAGTGCGATATCTGCTGGATATTACGTTCCTATAGTTAGAGAAGTATTTAGAGAAGGAGAGTTTGAGGTTACAAAAAGCTCAGAAAGAGACATTGCAGTAGTCTCGGCAATTTTAAGTATAATATTAGGTATAGTTATTCCAATTGTATTCCAGATTTTGGTGAGTCAGATTGGTTAG
- a CDS encoding transporter, whose translation MLGIKIPLRKTTILPVLSFTLSSYFLINFIFYLQYTDYTGLVEFLLIGAPFVGRAITPITYPFLMTKMDIERIAYLSLGNMAILDIVEFFMTSNTLVLIPLRVATGILFGLATSAAVELATQSRSKIIVGMTMGGWALGWILAALISFLVGKMILIASSFSLVFFFLIKRSNTDKRLFSYPGNIGIAFSWKALLIFLLGFEPAYILQLTPSLLGESNAIEETIIAYSISFIAYIILPAIRNIRITSLLSSLIIGILGFASFITLKVWILIPFTVLGLGLNSLLPIIIRSMKVEVTKIGPSMNLASLSGFLIPSLVSIGDIEINSAILTLISSISLGAIIYKNLKITT comes from the coding sequence ATGTTAGGGATAAAAATACCGTTGAGGAAAACTACCATACTACCAGTATTAAGCTTTACATTATCTTCCTACTTCCTTATCAATTTCATTTTTTATCTACAATATACAGATTATACTGGGTTAGTGGAGTTCCTATTAATAGGTGCTCCATTCGTAGGAAGAGCGATAACTCCAATAACATATCCTTTTCTAATGACAAAAATGGACATTGAGAGAATAGCTTATCTCTCGTTGGGAAATATGGCTATTTTAGATATAGTGGAATTTTTTATGACTTCAAATACCCTTGTACTAATTCCATTAAGGGTAGCAACGGGAATTCTATTCGGTTTAGCTACATCAGCAGCAGTAGAACTTGCAACTCAGAGTAGGAGCAAAATAATTGTAGGAATGACAATGGGCGGATGGGCATTAGGATGGATACTGGCCGCACTCATATCATTCCTAGTGGGAAAAATGATACTTATAGCAAGCTCTTTTTCATTAGTATTTTTCTTTCTAATCAAGAGATCTAATACTGATAAGAGATTATTCTCCTATCCAGGAAATATAGGTATAGCGTTCTCGTGGAAAGCATTGTTAATATTTTTACTTGGATTTGAACCAGCATATATATTGCAGCTAACTCCATCACTATTAGGAGAAAGTAATGCAATAGAGGAAACTATAATCGCGTATTCCATTTCATTTATAGCATATATAATTCTACCAGCTATCAGAAACATTAGAATTACATCACTTCTGAGTTCTCTAATTATAGGAATTTTGGGATTTGCATCATTTATTACGCTTAAAGTATGGATATTGATACCTTTTACCGTATTGGGATTGGGTCTTAATTCGTTATTGCCTATTATAATTAGATCAATGAAAGTTGAAGTAACGAAAATAGGGCCTAGTATGAACCTAGCCTCATTAAGCGGATTTTTAATACCGTCTTTGGTTAGTATTGGAGATATAGAAATAAACTCAGCAATATTAACTCTAATATCCTCGATTTCACTTGGAGCCATAATATACAAAAATCTCAAGATTACAACCTAG
- a CDS encoding inositol-3-phosphate synthase: MVRIALIGVGNVASALVQAIELAKNGKEIYGILDLPIKPYDIDVVAAFDIDKRKVNRKLREAIFTKPNVVDKYVDVRSDVIVIRGPTLDGRVGVLSNIIEESEEEPVDVVDILKKEKVDVVLNLLPTGAVNASSFYAKASLEAGSSLINSTPSPTAKEFKDQFKEKGLVILGDDLLSQIGGTITHAGIIEFLKNRGVRVLKSYQIDIAGSTEALVTLEDWRKDLKKSIKSSLISSYANGAEVVAGTSDYVEFLKDRRVSYMVIEGLYGIGIPVRIDISLKTYDSFNAVAPLIDLIRIAKLLTQHGYGGAVKEVCYYYFKDPPEKAKSIMDAKKSLDSLLNKLLG, from the coding sequence TTGGTTAGGATTGCGTTAATTGGAGTAGGTAATGTGGCCTCTGCATTAGTACAAGCTATAGAACTAGCTAAAAACGGCAAGGAAATATATGGAATATTGGATCTTCCCATAAAGCCATATGACATAGATGTAGTAGCTGCTTTTGATATCGATAAGAGGAAGGTAAATAGGAAGCTTAGGGAGGCAATATTTACCAAACCAAATGTTGTTGATAAGTATGTGGATGTTAGGAGCGATGTAATTGTAATAAGAGGTCCTACTCTAGATGGAAGAGTTGGGGTTCTTTCGAACATTATTGAAGAATCTGAAGAGGAACCGGTTGATGTAGTTGATATCTTAAAGAAAGAGAAAGTAGATGTAGTATTAAATCTATTACCTACTGGAGCAGTAAATGCGAGCAGTTTTTATGCTAAGGCTTCATTAGAGGCTGGTTCTTCTCTCATAAACTCCACTCCTTCTCCAACTGCAAAGGAATTTAAAGATCAATTTAAGGAGAAAGGTCTTGTAATCCTAGGAGATGATTTATTAAGTCAAATAGGGGGGACTATTACACACGCTGGAATAATAGAATTTTTAAAAAATAGAGGTGTAAGGGTTTTAAAGTCTTATCAGATAGACATTGCTGGATCTACTGAAGCATTAGTTACGTTAGAAGATTGGAGAAAAGATCTTAAAAAAAGTATAAAGTCATCTCTTATCTCTTCGTACGCCAACGGGGCTGAGGTTGTAGCTGGAACATCTGATTATGTGGAATTTCTAAAAGATAGAAGAGTAAGTTATATGGTAATTGAAGGCTTATATGGAATAGGGATCCCAGTAAGAATTGATATTTCTCTGAAGACATATGATTCTTTTAACGCAGTTGCTCCTTTAATAGATCTAATAAGAATTGCCAAACTCCTAACTCAACACGGTTATGGTGGTGCTGTAAAAGAGGTTTGTTACTATTACTTTAAGGATCCTCCAGAAAAGGCTAAGAGTATTATGGATGCTAAAAAATCATTGGATTCTCTTTTGAATAAGCTTTTAGGATAG
- the thiI gene encoding tRNA uracil 4-sulfurtransferase ThiI: MLIIIRPSGEIALKSPRSRRNFEHTLANNIRSVIKEGKIWRSQGVLFLEVNDDNKNIEELSKVFGISSFSPVMSIKSYNNNLEDIISKAKEVFAEIVKGKIFAVRAKRIGSHNFTSLDVQRKVGEALYPFSRGVNLENPEVEVFIEIRNDIAYFYHKIIKGPKGLPVGVAGKTVVLFSGGIDSPVATWMMMKRGSIPIILNFNLGGSVHRKFVLEELSVLRKWSGGHKLELFIVNGTDVLIKLSQIEKRNRVVMLKRVMYKVAERLCNKANAKSITTGESLSQVSSQTMTNLYVTEYGIKYPIFRPLIGFDKEEIVELARKIGTYEYSIKLPEYCAISAKARTSVELDEVLKDEEKLNIDYEKVLENSEVIEI; this comes from the coding sequence ATGCTAATCATCATAAGACCATCGGGTGAAATTGCGCTAAAATCTCCCAGATCCAGAAGAAATTTTGAGCACACGCTAGCCAATAATATAAGAAGTGTTATAAAAGAAGGGAAAATATGGAGATCGCAAGGCGTATTATTTTTAGAAGTTAACGATGACAATAAGAACATAGAGGAGCTTAGTAAGGTATTTGGGATATCCTCCTTTTCACCAGTTATGTCGATTAAATCTTACAATAATAATTTAGAAGATATTATTAGCAAAGCTAAGGAAGTCTTTGCTGAAATAGTCAAAGGTAAGATTTTTGCTGTAAGAGCTAAAAGAATAGGTTCTCATAATTTTACCAGTTTAGATGTACAACGGAAAGTTGGTGAAGCTTTATATCCATTTTCCAGAGGAGTTAATCTAGAGAATCCTGAAGTTGAGGTATTCATAGAAATTAGGAATGATATAGCGTATTTTTATCATAAAATTATTAAGGGCCCTAAAGGGTTGCCTGTTGGAGTAGCTGGAAAGACCGTTGTGTTGTTTTCTGGAGGAATTGATTCGCCCGTAGCCACATGGATGATGATGAAAAGAGGTTCAATTCCCATTATTTTAAACTTCAATTTAGGAGGAAGCGTACATAGGAAGTTTGTATTGGAAGAATTAAGTGTCCTTAGAAAATGGAGCGGAGGACATAAATTAGAACTATTTATCGTAAATGGTACAGACGTGTTAATTAAATTATCGCAGATTGAGAAAAGAAATCGTGTGGTCATGTTAAAGCGAGTAATGTATAAGGTAGCTGAAAGGTTATGTAATAAGGCAAACGCTAAATCGATAACCACCGGGGAATCTCTGTCACAAGTCTCATCACAAACTATGACTAATTTATACGTAACTGAATACGGGATAAAATATCCAATTTTTAGACCTTTAATTGGATTTGATAAAGAAGAGATTGTCGAACTTGCAAGGAAAATTGGAACTTATGAATATTCAATAAAACTCCCAGAATATTGTGCAATATCAGCTAAAGCTAGGACGTCTGTAGAACTTGATGAAGTACTAAAGGATGAGGAGAAACTAAACATTGATTACGAGAAAGTACTTGAAAACTCAGAGGTAATTGAAATATGA